One window from the genome of Dolosigranulum savutiense encodes:
- the msrB gene encoding peptide-methionine (R)-S-oxide reductase MsrB, with amino-acid sequence MTNKKDKNELRAQLTEIQYRVTQENATERPHSGEYNDFDEEGIYVDVVSGEPLFSSKDKYDAGCGWPSFTQPIKKRGVKEKRDTSHGLERTEVRSPEADSHLGHVFTDGPTDRGGLRYCINSAALKFIPKSELAEQGYDEYVSEFE; translated from the coding sequence ATGACGAACAAAAAAGATAAAAACGAGTTACGAGCACAATTAACTGAAATTCAGTACCGTGTCACACAAGAAAATGCGACAGAACGCCCTCATTCTGGTGAATATAATGACTTCGATGAGGAAGGGATTTATGTAGATGTGGTGAGCGGTGAACCGTTATTTTCATCAAAAGATAAATATGATGCTGGTTGTGGTTGGCCATCGTTTACGCAACCGATTAAAAAGCGCGGAGTGAAAGAGAAGCGCGATACCTCTCATGGGTTGGAGCGAACCGAAGTGAGAAGTCCCGAAGCCGATTCACACTTAGGACATGTCTTTACAGATGGTCCGACTGATAGAGGGGGATTACGTTACTGTATTAACTCAGCAGCCCTTAAATTTATTCCGAAGTCTGAGTTGGCTGAGCAAGGCTATGACGAATATGTGTCGGAGTTCGAGTAA
- a CDS encoding TIGR00282 family metallophosphoesterase, producing the protein MKILFIGDIVGAPGRQALSDYLPRLKQRYKPQVTIANGENASGGRGLSEKNYKEIKTCGVDIVTMGNHTWDHREIYDYIDRTSSLIRPANYPDPEATPGRGMTFIRVNDQELAVINLHGRSFMGDFDSPFKVGQQLVAEAKERTDFIFVDFHAETTSEKEAMGWFLDGTASAVVGTHTHVQTGDERILPQGTAYVTDVGMTGFYDGILGMEKEPILEKFLTQMPTRFSVPKGGRKRLNACLIDLKTDGRARSIKMIRIDDDNPMLR; encoded by the coding sequence ATGAAGATTTTATTTATTGGAGATATTGTTGGAGCGCCTGGGCGTCAAGCGCTGAGTGACTATTTGCCGAGGTTAAAGCAACGTTATAAACCGCAAGTAACGATTGCTAATGGCGAGAATGCGTCTGGAGGGCGTGGTTTATCGGAGAAAAACTATAAAGAAATTAAAACGTGTGGTGTTGATATTGTGACGATGGGGAATCATACGTGGGACCATCGTGAGATTTATGATTATATTGACCGAACCTCTTCACTGATTCGTCCGGCTAATTATCCCGATCCGGAGGCAACACCTGGTCGAGGAATGACGTTTATTCGGGTGAATGATCAAGAACTGGCTGTTATTAATTTACATGGTCGATCATTTATGGGCGATTTCGATAGTCCATTCAAAGTCGGCCAGCAGCTAGTTGCGGAAGCGAAAGAACGAACCGATTTTATTTTTGTGGATTTTCATGCAGAGACAACAAGTGAGAAGGAAGCGATGGGTTGGTTCTTGGATGGGACAGCTTCTGCCGTTGTGGGGACGCATACGCATGTGCAGACTGGGGACGAACGGATTTTACCCCAAGGAACGGCGTATGTCACGGATGTCGGGATGACCGGTTTTTATGACGGCATTCTTGGTATGGAGAAAGAACCGATTCTGGAGAAATTTTTAACACAGATGCCGACCCGTTTTTCTGTGCCCAAAGGTGGACGTAAACGTCTCAATGCTTGTCTGATTGATTTGAAGACAGATGGACGAGCGCGTTCAATTAAGATGATTCGAATAGACGATGACAACCCAATGCTACGTTAA
- the ruvA gene encoding Holliday junction branch migration protein RuvA, which translates to MFEYIIGTITAIYPSYLVIEVGGIGYRLLMANPFRLTDKLETTEQLYVYQNTTQDDMTLFGFRTKSEKDVFLKLINVSGIGPKSALAILANEDHSGLIRAIEAEDRTYLQKFPGVGKKTAAQIILDLQGKLDDLSPTALANESQLDQPKPAENAQLTEAIEALKALGYGKREVKKVKSHLIDLEPMSTDEYIKEALRTLLYS; encoded by the coding sequence ATGTTTGAATATATTATTGGAACGATTACAGCAATTTATCCAAGTTATTTAGTTATCGAGGTAGGTGGCATTGGTTATCGCTTATTAATGGCCAATCCCTTTCGACTAACGGACAAGTTAGAGACAACAGAACAACTGTATGTTTATCAGAATACAACCCAAGATGATATGACCCTGTTTGGCTTCCGAACCAAAAGTGAAAAGGATGTGTTCTTAAAGTTGATTAATGTGTCTGGAATCGGTCCGAAGAGTGCGTTAGCAATCTTGGCCAATGAAGATCACAGTGGCTTGATTCGAGCGATTGAAGCAGAAGATCGTACTTATTTACAAAAATTCCCTGGAGTAGGGAAGAAAACAGCGGCTCAAATTATTCTAGATTTGCAAGGAAAATTGGATGATTTATCACCTACAGCACTTGCAAATGAGTCCCAACTAGATCAGCCAAAACCAGCAGAAAATGCTCAGTTAACGGAAGCAATCGAAGCATTGAAGGCGCTCGGTTATGGTAAACGTGAAGTGAAAAAAGTGAAATCACACTTAATTGACCTCGAACCGATGTCAACGGATGAATATATTAAAGAAGCCTTAAGAACGTTATTGTATAGCTAA
- the yajC gene encoding preprotein translocase subunit YajC: MEGLFSALIPFILVGGLMWFFMIRPQKKRQEEQQKMLDSLQPGDAIQTIGGLHGIVDEVDRTNGRIVLDCEGIYLTFERRAVATITKKVGEVPTVPEENLGTNEPDVTDEN; the protein is encoded by the coding sequence ATGGAAGGTCTTTTTAGTGCATTAATACCCTTTATTTTAGTTGGGGGATTGATGTGGTTCTTCATGATTCGACCACAGAAAAAACGTCAAGAAGAACAACAAAAAATGTTAGATTCATTGCAACCGGGTGATGCCATTCAAACAATTGGTGGGTTGCACGGTATTGTTGATGAAGTTGATCGTACGAATGGTCGCATTGTACTTGATTGCGAAGGGATTTATTTAACATTCGAACGTCGCGCTGTTGCAACTATTACGAAAAAAGTTGGCGAAGTCCCAACTGTTCCAGAAGAAAATCTCGGAACAAATGAACCAGATGTAACAGACGAAAACTAA
- the mutL gene encoding DNA mismatch repair endonuclease MutL → MPIQVMPDALANQIAAGEVIERPASVVKELIENAIDAGADKVDVHIEESGMRLIRVTDNGAGIPYEEVPAAFKRHATSKLLSSEDLFRIRTLGFRGEALPSIASVSKVMIETAQAGEKGRHLVLEGGKITEDRSASAREGTMIQVEDIFFNTPARLKHVRTLQTELSHITDSINRFALANPDISFKLVHEGSTLTRTPGNDNLKQAIAGVYGVSSAKKMRKIVGENFDFKMAGYISLPELNRSNRSYITIVVNGRYIKNYAINKAITEGYGSKLMINRYPLAVLHIEMDPLLLDVNVHPTKHEVRISNETDLCDLIKQSVQQVMNEEVRIPSGLENIDQNKQTKKDTPTYNQTQIDFHSGKSRMQSLKPQVAPRYQSDRSDEQPLIHEQTDQATKAQKPQNEAVFSSEGTLEQSRHVTDSPLEVAEERLDYMGETSELTTDQATQLANRDGFPALDYIGQMHGTYLFAQNECGLYIIDQHAAQERVKYEYYRRVIDQEGTAQQNLLVPIVLEYPTNETIEIRQQMEQLEAAGIFLEAFGKNTFILNSHPSWFISGQEEATVKEMIDFLLDKKELTVKKFREATAIMMSCKRSIKANHHLSDDEARALIEDLSNCENPYNCPHGRPTLVQLTNLEIEKMFKRIQDR, encoded by the coding sequence ATGCCCATACAAGTTATGCCCGATGCCTTAGCGAACCAAATCGCTGCGGGAGAAGTGATTGAGCGTCCCGCATCGGTAGTGAAGGAATTGATTGAGAATGCGATCGATGCTGGAGCAGATAAGGTGGATGTGCATATTGAAGAGTCAGGGATGCGCCTTATTCGAGTGACCGATAATGGGGCGGGTATTCCGTATGAAGAAGTCCCCGCTGCTTTCAAACGCCATGCGACAAGCAAACTGCTTTCGAGCGAAGATCTCTTCCGAATCCGGACGCTTGGGTTTCGTGGCGAGGCACTTCCGAGTATTGCCAGTGTGTCGAAAGTGATGATTGAAACAGCTCAAGCTGGCGAAAAGGGACGTCACCTTGTCTTAGAAGGAGGCAAAATCACTGAAGATCGAAGTGCATCAGCGCGGGAAGGCACGATGATTCAGGTGGAAGATATTTTCTTCAATACGCCGGCACGATTAAAGCATGTGCGCACCTTGCAAACAGAGCTCTCCCATATTACGGACAGTATTAACCGGTTTGCGCTAGCAAATCCAGATATTAGCTTCAAGCTCGTTCATGAAGGATCCACCTTAACGCGAACCCCAGGAAATGACAATTTAAAACAAGCGATTGCTGGGGTGTACGGAGTCAGTTCAGCTAAAAAAATGCGAAAGATTGTAGGTGAGAATTTTGATTTCAAGATGGCGGGATATATCTCACTGCCGGAATTGAATCGATCGAATCGGTCGTATATCACAATTGTCGTCAATGGTCGCTACATCAAAAACTATGCGATCAATAAAGCCATTACAGAGGGTTATGGTTCAAAATTGATGATCAATCGTTATCCCTTAGCGGTGCTTCATATCGAAATGGACCCACTCCTCTTAGATGTCAATGTGCACCCGACAAAACATGAAGTCCGTATTAGTAACGAAACGGACTTATGCGACCTCATTAAACAATCCGTTCAGCAAGTGATGAATGAAGAAGTACGTATTCCAAGTGGCTTAGAGAACATTGACCAAAATAAACAGACAAAAAAAGATACTCCAACATATAATCAAACACAAATTGATTTTCATAGCGGAAAATCTCGTATGCAATCGTTAAAACCACAAGTTGCCCCTCGTTATCAGTCAGATAGATCAGATGAGCAGCCGCTCATACACGAACAAACAGATCAGGCAACGAAGGCTCAGAAACCGCAAAATGAGGCTGTATTCTCTTCTGAGGGCACGTTAGAGCAGAGCCGTCACGTCACAGACTCTCCACTAGAGGTGGCAGAAGAGCGTCTGGATTACATGGGAGAAACGTCTGAATTAACTACGGATCAGGCCACCCAGCTGGCAAATAGAGACGGATTTCCTGCATTGGATTATATTGGACAAATGCACGGCACGTATTTATTTGCGCAAAATGAATGTGGACTGTATATTATTGATCAGCATGCCGCTCAAGAACGAGTAAAGTACGAGTACTATCGTCGAGTGATCGATCAAGAAGGTACAGCACAGCAAAACTTACTCGTGCCCATTGTCTTGGAATATCCAACGAATGAGACCATTGAAATTAGACAACAGATGGAACAATTAGAAGCAGCGGGCATTTTTTTAGAAGCTTTTGGAAAAAATACATTTATTCTCAATAGCCATCCATCTTGGTTCATTAGTGGCCAAGAAGAAGCGACAGTGAAGGAAATGATTGATTTCTTGCTGGATAAGAAAGAGCTTACTGTGAAAAAATTCCGTGAAGCAACAGCCATTATGATGAGTTGTAAACGATCAATTAAGGCGAATCATCATCTGAGTGATGACGAAGCGCGGGCGTTAATCGAAGATCTGAGCAATTGTGAGAATCCTTATAATTGTCCGCACGGGCGCCCAACCTTGGTACAACTGACGAACTTAGAAATTGAAAAGATGTTTAAACGCATTCAAGATAGATAA
- a CDS encoding betaine/proline/choline family ABC transporter ATP-binding protein codes for MIEYKQVSKVYGDGTEAVSDVSLTINKGELVVFIGTSGSGKTTSMRMINRMVEPSSGEILIDGENIMAKNPVDLRRSIGYVIQQTGLMPHMTVYENIIMVPKLLNWDEDKMEETARKLLEQVDMDPDQYMDRYPSELSGGQQQRIGVIRALAAGQEIILMDEPFGALDPITREALQEMVIKLQKEMGRTVVFVTHDMDEALDLADRIAIMTDGKLIQYDTPENIIANPANDFVREFIGEDRLKETTDKTQVKDVMDVNPITVQLGTPLKEAVRVMKHHKLDSLLIVNEDHILHGVVDLMKIKSTDKEKLVDDVMRRPSFYMKPETHLHTITEMFFKRNMKFVAILGDSYELQGILTRSSMVNLFYSSVWGMDDVATDDTVVEDYDVQAIQADN; via the coding sequence ATGATTGAATATAAGCAGGTGTCAAAAGTATATGGAGATGGAACAGAAGCAGTCAGTGATGTATCGCTAACCATTAATAAAGGGGAGTTAGTGGTCTTTATCGGAACCTCTGGAAGTGGAAAAACAACAAGTATGCGCATGATTAATCGAATGGTGGAACCATCAAGCGGCGAAATTCTCATTGATGGGGAAAATATTATGGCGAAAAACCCAGTTGATTTGCGACGAAGTATTGGTTACGTTATTCAACAGACGGGGTTGATGCCACATATGACGGTATACGAGAATATTATTATGGTGCCTAAATTGTTGAATTGGGATGAGGACAAGATGGAAGAGACAGCACGCAAGTTGTTAGAGCAGGTTGATATGGACCCGGATCAATATATGGATCGCTATCCTTCTGAGCTGTCAGGTGGACAACAACAACGGATTGGGGTGATTCGTGCACTCGCAGCAGGGCAAGAAATTATTCTAATGGATGAACCATTTGGCGCTTTGGATCCAATTACACGAGAAGCATTACAAGAAATGGTTATCAAACTGCAAAAAGAAATGGGGCGTACTGTTGTCTTTGTGACACATGATATGGATGAAGCGTTGGATTTAGCCGACCGTATTGCTATTATGACAGATGGTAAGCTTATTCAATATGATACACCAGAAAATATTATTGCCAATCCAGCCAATGATTTTGTGCGTGAATTTATCGGTGAAGATCGCTTGAAAGAAACAACAGATAAGACACAAGTAAAGGATGTAATGGATGTGAACCCAATTACGGTACAGTTGGGAACACCCCTTAAAGAAGCTGTCCGTGTTATGAAACATCACAAGCTTGATTCGCTTTTGATTGTTAATGAGGACCATATCTTGCACGGTGTAGTTGACTTGATGAAAATTAAATCAACCGATAAAGAAAAACTTGTTGATGATGTAATGCGTCGACCTAGCTTCTACATGAAGCCCGAAACACATTTACATACCATTACGGAGATGTTCTTTAAGCGTAATATGAAGTTCGTCGCTATTTTGGGTGATTCATATGAATTGCAAGGGATATTGACTCGTTCTTCGATGGTCAACCTATTCTATAGTAGTGTCTGGGGCATGGATGATGTTGCAACAGATGATACGGTAGTAGAAGATTATGACGTGCAAGCGATTCAAGCAGATAACTAG
- the mutS gene encoding DNA mismatch repair protein MutS, with protein sequence MARDKAKHTPMMQQYLTMKENHPDAFLFFRLGDFYELFFEDAKEVAQLLELTLTSRNKKAEVEVPMCGVPHHSAQGYINQLVEMGYKVAVCEQVEDPKEAKGMVKREVVQVITPGTVMEGSAIEAKENTFVAAMVKQAHRYGLAYADLSTGELRVTLTEKESDLVTEMETLAVKEVVKQEGILTELADMLAKRFDLTISEVAELRVHAEFDGLKVDVPEGPLTKALDVLLHYLAQTQMRQLDHLQQAEVYEMDHFLVYGKEARRNLELTTSLRDGTKEGTLLWLLDETKTAMGGRMLKSWLDKPLIHLDGIQERHRLIDSLMHYFLERSDLIAMLREVYDLERLAGRVAYGSVNARDLIQLKQSLQMIPHLREMLQLMNDEGVWDQVLAQLDPVVEVADLIERAIQEEPPLSVTEGEIINFGFDEQLDKYLSAMSNGKQWIADLQAQEREQTGIKNLKVGFNKVFGYYIEVTKSHIEKVDLNRYERKQTLANSERYITPELKEKESLILEAEEKSQALEYELFIQVREEVKHYIKRIQSLAKAVAKVDVLQSFAEVSETYNYVKPTYHTKSQDIVIESGRHPVVEKVMNDQSYVPNDIEMMDETDILLITGPNMSGKSTYMRQLALIVIMGQMGCFVPASHASLPLFDQIFTRIGAMDDLFGGQSTFMVEMNETNHAIQNATSRSLLLFDEIGRGTATYDGMALAEAIIEYVHDRIGAKTLFSTHYHELTELSTRLDKLENIHVGAVEERGSLVFLHKVKPGPSDKSYGVQVAQLAGLPEDLLARASTILSALEQTKRMVNQTSEPTVTSVAESTEQLALFEAEQAKSPAEQAVIEQLQAINLTETTPLDAFDTIRELVKQLEKGGD encoded by the coding sequence ATGGCAAGAGATAAAGCAAAACATACCCCGATGATGCAGCAGTACTTGACAATGAAAGAGAATCATCCGGATGCATTTTTATTCTTTCGGCTAGGGGATTTTTATGAATTATTTTTTGAAGATGCGAAGGAAGTGGCTCAATTGTTAGAATTGACCTTGACTAGTCGCAATAAAAAGGCTGAGGTAGAAGTGCCAATGTGTGGTGTGCCTCATCATTCAGCGCAAGGGTATATCAATCAGCTAGTTGAGATGGGTTATAAGGTTGCGGTCTGTGAACAAGTTGAAGATCCAAAAGAAGCAAAAGGTATGGTCAAGCGTGAAGTTGTTCAAGTGATTACACCGGGAACCGTGATGGAAGGCAGTGCTATTGAAGCAAAGGAGAATACATTTGTTGCGGCTATGGTGAAACAAGCTCATCGCTATGGCTTGGCCTATGCTGATCTATCTACTGGAGAACTTCGCGTGACATTAACTGAAAAAGAAAGTGATCTTGTTACTGAAATGGAAACACTCGCGGTGAAAGAAGTGGTGAAGCAAGAAGGGATCTTAACTGAGCTGGCTGATATGCTGGCGAAGCGATTTGATTTGACCATATCGGAAGTAGCTGAGTTGCGTGTGCATGCTGAATTTGACGGATTGAAGGTAGATGTGCCTGAAGGACCGCTGACAAAAGCATTGGATGTTCTGTTGCATTATTTAGCTCAAACCCAAATGCGTCAGTTAGATCACTTGCAGCAAGCCGAAGTGTATGAGATGGATCATTTCTTAGTTTATGGGAAGGAAGCTCGTCGGAACTTGGAATTGACGACTTCTCTGCGTGATGGGACGAAGGAAGGGACCTTGTTGTGGTTGTTAGATGAGACCAAAACGGCAATGGGCGGCCGGATGTTGAAGAGTTGGTTAGATAAGCCACTGATTCATTTGGATGGTATCCAGGAACGGCATCGTCTCATTGATTCGCTGATGCATTACTTCTTGGAGCGATCGGATTTGATTGCCATGTTGAGAGAGGTATATGATCTCGAGCGATTGGCCGGACGCGTAGCATACGGAAGTGTCAATGCACGGGACTTGATTCAGTTAAAGCAGTCGCTTCAGATGATTCCACACTTGCGCGAGATGTTGCAGTTGATGAATGATGAGGGAGTGTGGGATCAAGTCTTAGCACAGCTCGATCCGGTCGTAGAAGTTGCTGATCTGATCGAGCGAGCAATCCAAGAAGAGCCGCCGTTATCAGTGACAGAAGGTGAAATTATTAACTTTGGCTTCGATGAGCAATTAGATAAATACTTAAGTGCTATGTCGAACGGGAAACAATGGATTGCTGATCTGCAAGCACAAGAACGTGAACAAACAGGTATTAAAAACTTGAAGGTCGGCTTTAATAAAGTTTTTGGATACTATATAGAAGTGACTAAATCACATATTGAGAAAGTTGATTTGAATCGATACGAGCGTAAGCAAACATTAGCAAACTCGGAGCGATATATCACGCCAGAATTAAAGGAAAAAGAAAGCTTAATTCTAGAAGCAGAAGAAAAATCACAAGCGTTGGAATATGAATTGTTTATACAAGTGCGCGAAGAGGTAAAACATTATATTAAACGAATTCAATCGTTGGCTAAAGCAGTAGCGAAGGTGGATGTATTGCAATCTTTTGCCGAAGTTAGTGAGACGTATAATTATGTGAAACCGACGTATCATACGAAAAGTCAAGATATTGTGATTGAGTCTGGGCGTCATCCGGTGGTGGAGAAAGTGATGAATGATCAGTCGTATGTGCCGAATGATATTGAAATGATGGACGAAACAGATATTTTACTCATTACGGGGCCGAATATGTCCGGGAAGAGTACGTATATGCGGCAGTTAGCTCTTATCGTTATTATGGGACAGATGGGCTGTTTTGTTCCGGCTAGTCACGCTTCGTTGCCGTTATTTGACCAGATTTTTACCCGAATTGGGGCGATGGATGACTTATTTGGGGGGCAGAGTACCTTTATGGTGGAGATGAATGAGACCAATCATGCAATCCAAAATGCCACCAGTCGTAGTTTGTTGCTATTTGATGAGATTGGTCGAGGGACAGCAACGTATGATGGTATGGCTCTTGCCGAAGCAATTATTGAATATGTGCATGACCGCATTGGGGCGAAGACGCTCTTTTCCACCCATTATCACGAGTTGACAGAACTGTCGACACGGCTAGATAAGTTAGAAAATATTCATGTTGGTGCGGTAGAAGAGCGGGGGTCACTTGTATTCTTGCATAAGGTGAAACCCGGTCCAAGCGACAAAAGTTATGGTGTACAAGTCGCACAATTAGCGGGGTTGCCTGAAGACTTGTTAGCTCGGGCATCAACGATCTTAAGTGCATTAGAACAGACCAAACGTATGGTCAATCAGACGAGTGAACCAACAGTAACTTCAGTAGCAGAATCAACTGAGCAGTTGGCATTGTTTGAAGCAGAACAGGCGAAATCACCAGCTGAACAAGCGGTGATTGAACAACTGCAAGCAATAAATTTAACTGAGACAACACCACTGGATGCTTTTGATACGATTCGTGAGTTAGTGAAGCAGTTAGAGAAAGGAGGAGACTAG
- the smpB gene encoding SsrA-binding protein SmpB: protein MPKGNGNLITENRKARHEYTVLDTVEAGIVLQGTEIKSIRNHQINLKDGYASVSRNEMWLYNVHIAPFKEGNQFNHDPLRKRKLLLHRREIDSLLGQVQQEGITLVPLKVYIKNGVAKVLIGLAKGKKQYDKRETIKRREQERRIRREYKDRY, encoded by the coding sequence ATGCCAAAAGGGAATGGTAATTTAATTACAGAAAATCGCAAGGCGCGTCATGAGTATACGGTATTGGATACGGTAGAAGCAGGTATTGTGCTACAAGGAACCGAGATTAAGTCCATTCGCAATCACCAAATTAACTTAAAAGATGGTTATGCTAGTGTGAGCCGGAATGAAATGTGGTTGTATAATGTGCATATTGCCCCGTTTAAAGAAGGCAATCAGTTCAACCATGATCCACTTCGGAAGCGAAAGTTACTCTTACATCGTCGCGAAATCGATAGCTTATTGGGTCAAGTGCAACAAGAGGGGATTACGCTCGTACCCTTGAAAGTCTACATCAAAAATGGTGTGGCGAAAGTCTTGATTGGACTGGCTAAAGGGAAAAAACAATATGACAAACGTGAGACGATTAAGCGTCGTGAACAAGAACGCCGTATTCGTCGTGAATATAAAGACCGCTATTAA
- a CDS encoding CPBP family intramembrane glutamic endopeptidase, with product MNESYKHHNLSVIKGFKPWQFIVSAYFWLAVLLVILQQLLTVLPIMTPLLRRDFGEELTIFPYIVTAMTVAGAFGLSYFAYFIANRYSSYNLWERIEELDYLPLGLGYLVVIGLNVSVQYLFEGQEQMNQLLIEESVAQQPVAMFFLVVLVAPVVEEVIFRELVPRSLGRSWIAYIIGSILFALIHVPTGIEGWLMYGGMSAVMLYIRLRRDNLNESIAFHMLNNIVSFIAMMNLM from the coding sequence ATGAATGAATCATATAAACACCATAATCTGTCAGTGATAAAAGGATTTAAACCGTGGCAATTTATTGTATCGGCCTATTTCTGGCTAGCCGTTTTGTTGGTTATCTTACAGCAACTGTTGACTGTGTTGCCCATTATGACCCCGTTGTTGCGAAGGGATTTTGGAGAAGAGTTAACTATTTTTCCTTATATTGTAACGGCAATGACGGTAGCTGGAGCCTTTGGGTTATCCTATTTTGCTTACTTCATTGCTAACCGCTATTCGTCCTATAACTTGTGGGAACGGATTGAGGAGCTTGATTATTTACCACTGGGATTAGGTTACTTAGTCGTTATTGGTCTTAATGTTAGTGTGCAATATTTGTTTGAAGGGCAAGAACAGATGAATCAGCTTTTGATTGAAGAGTCAGTTGCTCAGCAGCCGGTTGCCATGTTTTTCTTAGTTGTATTAGTTGCACCAGTCGTAGAAGAAGTGATTTTTCGTGAACTGGTGCCGAGATCGCTGGGGCGTTCGTGGATAGCTTATATTATAGGGAGTATTTTGTTTGCTTTAATTCACGTACCGACTGGCATCGAGGGATGGCTTATGTATGGCGGTATGAGTGCAGTGATGTTGTACATACGTTTACGCCGAGACAACTTGAATGAATCTATCGCTTTCCACATGTTGAATAATATTGTTTCATTTATCGCCATGATGAATTTAATGTAG
- the ruvB gene encoding Holliday junction branch migration DNA helicase RuvB gives MVSDERIVSKDLGDQAEAALEQSLRPKWLSQYIGQEKIKKELSIYIQAAKARNEALDHVLFYGPPGLGKTTLAMVIASEMQTVIRTTSGPAIDRPGDLVALLNDLEPGGILFIDEIHRLPRVIEEMLYSAMEDFFIDIIIGEGESAHPVHFPLPPFTLVGATTRAGALSAPLRDRFGILAHMEYYTTEELDRIVKRSAEVLAVQATTEGSVEIARRSRGTPRIANRLLKRVRDFAEVKGEGVITDTIAQEALEMLRVDDRGLDTVDQKLLSTLIELYGGGPVGLNTLAANISEEAETIEDMIEPYLLQQGFLQRTPRGRIATYRAYDHLGISFPSEK, from the coding sequence ATGGTGTCAGATGAGCGAATTGTATCAAAAGATTTAGGAGATCAAGCAGAAGCAGCTCTGGAGCAGAGTTTACGCCCAAAATGGTTGAGTCAATATATTGGACAAGAAAAGATAAAAAAAGAATTGTCGATTTATATTCAAGCAGCAAAAGCTCGTAATGAAGCACTTGATCATGTGTTGTTTTATGGGCCTCCGGGGTTAGGGAAGACGACGCTAGCAATGGTTATTGCGAGTGAAATGCAAACAGTTATCCGGACAACTTCGGGACCTGCCATTGATCGACCAGGTGATTTAGTTGCTTTACTGAATGACTTAGAGCCAGGTGGGATTTTATTCATCGATGAGATTCATCGCTTGCCTCGAGTGATTGAGGAAATGCTGTATTCAGCTATGGAAGATTTTTTTATCGATATTATTATTGGTGAAGGGGAATCGGCACATCCTGTTCACTTCCCACTACCGCCGTTCACACTGGTAGGAGCCACAACACGAGCAGGTGCTCTGTCTGCTCCATTGCGTGATCGCTTTGGCATATTGGCGCATATGGAATATTATACGACAGAGGAATTGGATCGTATTGTTAAGCGCTCAGCCGAGGTACTCGCTGTGCAGGCAACGACTGAGGGTTCAGTTGAAATTGCGCGACGCTCTCGTGGAACACCGCGAATTGCTAACCGTTTATTGAAGCGTGTGCGTGACTTTGCAGAAGTGAAGGGAGAAGGGGTAATTACCGATACGATTGCTCAAGAAGCGTTAGAGATGCTTCGTGTTGACGACAGAGGCTTAGATACGGTTGATCAGAAATTGCTCTCAACATTAATTGAATTGTATGGTGGCGGACCAGTTGGCTTAAATACACTCGCAGCGAACATTAGCGAAGAAGCCGAGACCATTGAAGATATGATTGAACCGTACTTACTACAACAAGGCTTTCTGCAGCGAACACCGCGCGGACGGATTGCGACATATCGTGCATACGACCACTTAGGTATCTCATTTCCATCAGAGAAATAA